Sequence from the Candidatus Paceibacterota bacterium genome:
AGATACATTCCGCAGCCTGCCCGCCATGCCTACTAAGGCAAGTCGTTGGCAGGCGGGTAGCTCAGCCTGTATAATATAAACATGTTTTTCTTTACTTATGTGCTCCAGAGTGAGGTTGATAACAAGTTATACATAGGCTGGACGAATGACCTGAAGAAACGATTAGCTTCCCACAATACTGGGTTGGTGGAGGCAACAAAGCCAAGGCGCCCGCTAAAGTTGATTTATTACGAAGCTTGCTT
This genomic interval carries:
- a CDS encoding GIY-YIG nuclease family protein codes for the protein MFFFTYVLQSEVDNKLYIGWTNDLKKRLASHNTGLVEATKPRRPLKLIYYEACLNKEQAIKREKYFKTGFGRSFLKSRI